A window of Chitinophagales bacterium contains these coding sequences:
- the cobA gene encoding uroporphyrinogen-III C-methyltransferase, with translation MTTSMERGYVILAGAGPGDEELITVKLQKQLEEAEVIITDRLVNPRIISRFANPQAEILFAGKQGYNSGSFVQEEVTALMIQQAQKGRKVLRLKGGDTAIFSNMLDELEALVEAGIPYEIIPGVTAASGASAYTGIPLTARQHAQAVQFLTFNPNSQYNPERWKQLANTNDTLVFYMASKNIAGLVELLLRYSRQPSTPLAVIEQATTVYQQVHTSTLETATLEFANMEFSSPSLVIIGQVVSLYTPFHWFNPAAPGPGSVFTEIENREA, from the coding sequence ATGACAACTTCAATGGAAAGAGGATATGTGATTTTGGCGGGGGCAGGTCCTGGTGATGAGGAACTCATCACGGTCAAATTGCAAAAACAACTCGAAGAAGCAGAGGTCATTATCACTGACCGGCTTGTGAATCCTCGTATCATCTCCCGCTTTGCAAACCCTCAGGCAGAAATTCTTTTTGCCGGAAAACAGGGCTATAATTCCGGTTCCTTTGTTCAGGAGGAAGTAACAGCCCTGATGATTCAACAGGCGCAGAAAGGAAGAAAAGTGTTACGCCTAAAAGGCGGTGATACAGCAATCTTCAGCAATATGCTGGATGAATTGGAAGCATTGGTTGAAGCAGGTATTCCCTATGAAATCATTCCAGGGGTAACGGCCGCGAGTGGCGCCTCTGCTTATACAGGTATCCCGCTTACAGCCCGGCAACATGCCCAGGCTGTACAGTTCCTTACGTTTAATCCCAACAGCCAGTACAACCCGGAACGCTGGAAACAATTGGCCAATACCAATGATACCCTTGTGTTCTATATGGCCTCTAAGAATATTGCCGGACTGGTTGAATTACTCCTTCGTTATTCCCGGCAACCCTCCACACCGCTGGCTGTGATCGAACAAGCTACAACGGTCTATCAGCAGGTCCATACCAGTACCCTGGAGACGGCCACACTTGAGTTCGCTAATATGGAATTCAGTTCCCCCTCCCTGGTCATCATCGGGCAGGTTGTATCCCTTTATACCCCCTTTCACTGGTTTAACCCAGCCGCCCCGGGGCCCGGGTCGGTGTTTACAGAGATCGAGAATCGGGAAGCGTGA